ATCTATTATGCAGCTCGATTTGATTCTTCAGCTTTGCCGTACCTTGACTGACTGTCACCTCCTCTATTCTTACCGTTGAGCTGAGCAGAGAAAGAGGACAGAACACTTAGTTTGTCTTGACTCTTCAACTTGACTTGGGGTTTTGTGAACAAAGCCTCATTCTGATGTATGGGATACATCTTTCTTGAAAATCTCATGACACAGCTCAGTGAAAGATCGTGTGCAAGGAAACAGTTTCCGAAGCACCAAAACACCACAAAAGCAGATAGAagacaaaatagaaatatagaTTTCTTGAAAGGCCACACCAAGAAACGCTTCTCTCACCAACTCCCCATCACAATCATCGAATGAAAACTCGTACATAGAGCCTTATGTTCTTTGTATTCTGATTAACCATGTCATCCTTCCGCATTGGTATGACTGGTGGGACATAAAGGATGCGGATAGCCTCGACCTCACCTTAAGATAAGAGCATTGCTAGTAAGAAAGTGTATGAACAGTATATCATTAGTGGATCAACGTGGTGTTACTACTTTTTAATAGATAGAAATCATAACCTTCTTGTTTTACGGGTATAAACTATTTCAACAAATGGTTTCCCTCGACGCACCTCTGATGTGAAGAGGCATGATGCCAGTGGTCGAAATACCCAGGAAGTTTTTTGTAATGTTTTCACCTCTTTTGAGTTCCTGAACCAGAAACTGTCAGCACAatgtgtttagtttttttttttgttctagaAAGTATTCAAGGATTTTCGAAGATTCATATTTCAGTTAAATTTTACCTGAAGAAATGAAAGTGTTTACTTACCTTTCTAGTCCATTCGAAACTTGTCACTAACAAAGAAATGAGGCGGAGCACCAGCTGATGAAGAAGTCAACACGATCATATCTGATATTTACTCACCAGATTGCAAACGCAGAAATCCAAAGAGGCTTACATTGAGCAATGAGCGGCTTGCATCAGAAGGATTCCCAAGCAACCATCATGTCGAAAGTTTGACCCGAACGTTAATCAATAAGATGACATGTGACTCCGACATAGAGAGACTGCCCTGAAACAGCAGTAAGCTAGAAAGTTCTCATAACAATTTGTGGTCCAGCGACACTAAAGAACAAAAGACCACATCCCTCAAAAATCCTTAAACATCATATCTAACCTCTCATTGgagaaatgaaaaaaacatttactgACCCAATTGTGGTAAGCGTGTCGGGAAAGTAGAGGAGCGAGCAGAAGTTGAATCCCTTTTCTTCAATATGCCTATGAATGATCACTTAACAATTTTGAAAGTCCAGCAATCGTTCAAAAATCATATCATTTCTAAGAATACAAAGACGTGAATGAACTCAGTTGAAATAGACAACTGGATCAATTCGTCAATTCAAGATCAGAGGAATAAATAATTGGATCTTAGAGAAGGATAATGTTACTTACTGAACTGGATCCACAACTGGTTTACTCTCGCTTGCCCTCTCTTATCTCTCCTTTAACCTTCCTTTGTTTCAATGTTCCGCTACGTTCCCTTATTAGAAACCAACCTGCTTCTCAAAGTGTTTCCCTTTCTCGCCTGAAACCGAGGAGCCGGGTGACAACAGTCGCCTTACACCAACCAGCCTTCAACTTAAATTGAAGCTATTGAGACGACATAGTTGGAATTGAAGCTTTACAACATCTGGACTTTGAGATTTTGTAGCAGTGTAGGTCTACATCGTGGAGAAGAAACATATTTATACTCTAGAGCTTCAAGCCGTTACCTTTGATGATAATAACGATGTTTAATTGATAGAGAGTGGGATAGGTAGTGGGTTCAAAGTAAATGCTGAGATTAAAGGGATGTTACACAAAAATGGATGACGTTACAGGGGAGATGGCCGGAGTGTGAAGGAGGCGAAGAGTGACAGAGATTTTGTGGTCGTTTAGAGAAACCTCTAATAGAAGATGGGCCAAAGTATATTTTCCGGAATAGCCCAACAAACACCcaaatagaaagaaagaaattagGAGAGAAAAAAGTCTGGGCTTCAGGGGCTTATCGAATATGGACGATGACGAAACACAAAAAAAACGTAGGCTTTGAAGCCCAAATGACGATGGCGTCGCATCTGACGTGGCAAAACTCTGATTTCCTATTAGacgattttttttgtcgacgtGGACAGCTTCCCCTTTGATCTTATTCCCCTTTTAATATAGTTAGATTAGGAATAGTTATTCTTTTTCATTCCTTTTCACTCCTTTTAttgtagagaattaaagaacaaatttattcTTCACTAAATTTGATATGAAATAACCGTTCCTCATCATTCCTATAATTTTATTCCCAtcaattcttttcttttttgttcctACTATTCCCAAGATGGTCACCAGTTAAACCCAAAGAGAACACATGTCAGCGAGGATTCGAACTCAGGTCTTAGAGACAGAGAGAATCTCCAAAGAAAACGCGAAGAAAGCTACccagagagagaggaagagaccagagtctagaagaagaagaagaagatcaagattCTCATTTCTTCTTCAATGCAAGGTTCGTTGCTTTCTCTCCTTCATTACCTCTTCTCAGATTTGCGTTTCCAAAACCCTAGATTCTCCCAATTCCACACGATTCGATCAAAAACCTCACTCGTGCCTTCGTATCCTTCCCTCATCTCAAAACCctgatttttttctctctcgatTGAATTGATAGCTTAGTAAATAGAACTTCGAATCGAATTCACTTCAATTTTGGTAACCTTTTTTTTGATTTCAAATTTAACTTAACAGGCAAATCATCTCCAGACCTCGAATCAATCGGGTCTGGCACAACAACCACAAAGCGATCAAGCGGGAGCAGATCTCGTACACGGAGGAGAGACTTCCTCACCAGGTTCACCAACAGTGAACGTTTCACTGAGAATCTCCAAGACTGGTTCGGTTCCGTATTAAATAACCATGATAATAATAAACCGGTATTTGAACCGCCTTTCGAGCTCGTCGAGCTGCAGAAGTTCGACTACGCCTTGGAAGGCGTCTCCTTCCAGCAGCTTACTCGAATGCCTTCGAACGCCGTCTACGCATCGACTTCCACCTCGGTGGAAGCCAATGCGTATCTAGCGGTGGAGGATTTCCTCCACGCGGCGGTTAAGAGCCTCTGGGAGGCGTTTTGGAGCCGTCatgaggagaaggaggaggttCCTTTCTCTGTTGGGTGTTTGTTTGGTGAGAGTATGAAGTTTTATCAGGCTGAGAAGGCTTTACCTCTTGGGAAGCTTGACGGGCTTTCCGCGGCTGGTGTGTTGCTGAAGAACCCGCGGCATCCTCACGGGAAGTGGGATCATGTTCTTGAACTTGCTCTTCTTAGGCCTCAAGTTGGAAGCTTTACGGTTGAGAGTTCGTTGCCTGTGTTGGGAGAAGCTCTTTTCTACGCTCTCCGTGTGCTTATCTCGAGAAGTGTGAGCCGGTTGGATTTTTCTCAAAGCTCCAACTGTGTGTTTGTTCTTTTGGTTGATTTGCAGTACGGGGGAGTTGTGAAAGTGGAAGGGGATGTGAATAAGATGTATTTCGATGTGAATAATGTTTATGAGTGCGCTGCGGATTGGGTGAAGAACCATTGCAAGATCTCTGTGTCGCCGGTTGATAGGATATGGAACAAGCTGGGGAATGCTAACTGGAGAGACATTGGTGCTTTGCAAGTAGTTTTCGCGACTTACCATAGTATAATGCAGTACTTTGGACCGCCCAGGCATTCTATTGAAGACTTAGCTGCTGACCATAGTTCCCGTGTTCACTCGAGAAGACAGGAGAGGCAGTTGGGGGATACTGGTCTTAATGAGAATGGTGTGTTTAGGCTCCAGCAAAGAATAATGTCTCCTGAAATTGTTGAAGTTCAAGAAGAGTCGACTAAAATTGAATCTGAAGCGTTGATGAAACTGGAAGTGGGATCGGTTCTGTGGCTGGAGGATTCAAACTATCAAAAGGGGTATCAGATTGACCAAGTGTTGACTAACGGTACACTTCCTTATCACATCGCATCACCAGTGGATGAGGCAGGAAAGTCTGTGTTTCTCTACGTTGGTTCTCCTCCT
This genomic stretch from Raphanus sativus cultivar WK10039 chromosome 3, ASM80110v3, whole genome shotgun sequence harbors:
- the LOC108848050 gene encoding uncharacterized protein LOC108848050, whose product is MQGKSSPDLESIGSGTTTTKRSSGSRSRTRRRDFLTRFTNSERFTENLQDWFGSVLNNHDNNKPVFEPPFELVELQKFDYALEGVSFQQLTRMPSNAVYASTSTSVEANAYLAVEDFLHAAVKSLWEAFWSRHEEKEEVPFSVGCLFGESMKFYQAEKALPLGKLDGLSAAGVLLKNPRHPHGKWDHVLELALLRPQVGSFTVESSLPVLGEALFYALRVLISRSVSRLDFSQSSNCVFVLLVDLQYGGVVKVEGDVNKMYFDVNNVYECAADWVKNHCKISVSPVDRIWNKLGNANWRDIGALQVVFATYHSIMQYFGPPRHSIEDLAADHSSRVHSRRQERQLGDTGLNENGVFRLQQRIMSPEIVEVQEESTKIESEALMKLEVGSVLWLEDSNYQKGYQIDQVLTNGTLPYHIASPVDEAGKSVFLYVGSPPSQLEPALEDMSLWYQVQRQTKILSIMKQRGLSSKYLPQLHGSGRIIHPGQCQKPSSGGRCDHPWCGTPILVTTPVGETVSDLVNEGRFGPEEAIRCCHDCLSALSSSSSAGIRHGDIRPENVVYVTSGVRQPYFVLIGWGHAVLEDRDRPAMNLHFSSTYALQEGKLCAASDAESLIYMLYFCFGDLPELDSVEGALQWRETSWSKRLIQQKLGDVSTILKAFSDYVDSLCGTPYPLDYGIWLRRLKRNLSEDHGKEIETSG